In a single window of the Canis lupus dingo isolate Sandy chromosome 18, ASM325472v2, whole genome shotgun sequence genome:
- the LOC112663676 gene encoding olfactory receptor 1044 codes for MAQRNCTQVTEFILMGLTDRQELKMPLFVAFLSIYLFTVVGNLGLILVIRTDSRLNTPMYFFLSNLAFVDFCYASVITPKMLGNFLYKQNVISFNACAAQLGCFLAFMTAECLLLASMAYDRYVAICNPLLYMVVMSPGICIQLVAVPYSYSFLVALFHTILTFRLSYCHSNIINHFYCDDMPLLRLTCSDTHSKQLWIFACAGIMFISSLLIVFVSYTYIISAILRMRSAEGRRKAFSTCGSHMLAVTIFYGTLIFMYLQPSSNHSLDTDKMASVFYTVIIPMLNPLIYSLRNKEVKDALKKVIISRNQAFMFMKLKK; via the coding sequence ATGGCCCAGAGAAATTGCACCCAAGTGACAGAATTTATTCTCATGGGCCTCACAGATCGTCAGGAGTTGAAGATGCCCCTCTTTGTGGCTTTCTTATCTATCTACCTCTTCACAGTAGTAGGTAACCTGGGTTTGATCCTAGTCATTAGAACAGACTCAAGACTCAACACACCAATGTACTTCTTTCTTAGCAACCTAGCTTTTGTTGATTTCTGTTATGCTTCTGTCATTACACCCAAAATGCTTGGCAATTTCTTGTACAAACAAAATGTTATCTCCTTCAATGCATGTGCTGCTCAATTAGGCTGTTTCCTGGCCTTCATGACTGCTGAGTGCTTGCTACTGGCATCCATGGCCTATGACCGATACGTGGCCATTTGTAACCCTCTCCTCTACATGGTTGTAATGTCCCCAGGAATCTGCATTCAGCTTGTAGCTGTTCCCTACAGCTATAGCTTCCTGGTTGCACTATTTCATACCATCCTCACTTTTCGCCTCTCCTATTGTCATTCCAATATCATCAATCATTTCTATTGTGATGACATGCCTCTCCTTAGGCTAACCTGTTCAGACACTCACTCCAAACAGCTGTGGATCTTTGCCTGTGCTGGGATCAtgttcatttcttcccttttgatTGTCTTCGTCTCCTATACATACATTATTTCTGCCATCCTGAGGATGCGCTCAGCCGAGGGCAGGCGCAAGGCTTTCTCCACATGTGGCTCTCACATGCTGGCAGTCACCATCTTCTATGGGACCCTCATCTTTATGTACTTACAGCCGAGCTCAAACCATTCCCTAGACACAGACAAAATGGCCTCAGTCTTCTACACAGTGATCATTCCCATGTTGAACCCTCTTATCTACAGCCTCAGGAATAAGGAGGTGAAAGATGCCTTGAAGAAAGTTATCATCAGTAGAAACCAGGCTTTTATGTTCATGAAATTAAAGAAGTGA